The following proteins are encoded in a genomic region of Cherax quadricarinatus isolate ZL_2023a chromosome 5, ASM3850222v1, whole genome shotgun sequence:
- the Uch-L5 gene encoding ubiquitin carboxyl-terminal hydrolase isozyme L5, with protein MVVSEAGNWCLIESDPGVFTDLIHKFGVKGVQVEEIWSLDDDSFTNLKPVHGLIFLFKWQQEEQLSGTVVQDNRLDKIFFAKQMINNACATQAILSILLNTKHVDLQLGSTLTEFKEFTQTFDAHMKGLALSNSDTIRNVHNSFARQTLFEFDKQQPSEDDDVFHFVGYIPIEGRLYELDGLKDGPIDLGPISPGTDWLTVVQPVIQRRIQKYSEGEIHFNLMAIVSDRKMVIERNIVQIQREIEESEMDTSSQEEELARLRATLESEETKRARWQVENIRRKHNYLPLIVNMMKILAEEGKLLPIYQNAREKARARHEKSKEKSKEKSSA; from the exons ATGGTGGTGTCTGAGGCTGGCAACTGGTGTCTCATTGAGAGTGACCCCGGGGTCTTCACTGACCTCATACACAAGTTTG GAGTGAAAGGTGTCCAGGTGGAAGAAATATGGAGTTTAGATGATGATTCCTTCACAAATCTGAA GCCTGTGCATGGTCTCATTTTTTTGTTCAAATGGCAGCAAGAGGAGCAGCTTTCTGGTACAGTGGTGCAAGATAATCGTTTGGATAAGATATTCTTCGCTAAACAG ATGATAAACAATGCTTGTGCCACACAGGCGATTCTATCCATATTGCTCAACACAAAGCATGTGGACCTACAGCTTGGGAGTACTCTTACTGAGTTTAAGGAGTTTACACAAACATTTGATGCTCATATGAAAGGTTTAGCACTCTCCAATTCAGATACTATTCGCAATGTGCACAACTCGTTTGCCAG GCAGACACTCTTCGAGTTTGACAAGCAGCAACCCTCAGAAGATGACGATGTGTTTCACTTTGTGGGATATATTCCCATTGAAGGTCGTCTATATGAGCTGGATGGCCTCAAGGATGGTCCAATAGACTTGGGACCAATATCTCCTGGTACAGATTGGCTCACAGTTGTACAGCCAGTTATTCAACGACGAATTCAGAA ATACAGTGAAGGTGAAATTCACTTCAATCTTATGGCTATCGTCAGTGATCGCAAGATGGTtattgaaaggaatattgtacaGATACAGAGAGAAATTGAG GAAAGTGAAATGGACACTTCAAGTCAAGAGGAAGAATTGGCACGTCTTCGAGCAACCCTAGAATCTGAAGAAACTAAGCGAGCTCGCTGGCAAGTGGAGAATATTCGCCGCAAACACAATTATCTGCCACTCATTGTCAATATGATGAAGATCCTGGCAGAAGAAGGCAAATTGTTGCCAATTTACCAAAATGCTCGGGAAAAGGCCCGGGCACGCCATGAGAAATCTAAAGAAAAGTCTAAAGAGAAGAGCAGTGCTTGA